One segment of Asterias rubens chromosome 2, eAstRub1.3, whole genome shotgun sequence DNA contains the following:
- the LOC117306361 gene encoding F-box DNA helicase 1-like: MKPPSTEMEYSNSSNKGNRDDGAMSKRTQCCPGSAPSSQDTSSVLSDDGIDEHKLERCGGSEVQVSAEPLPVSSCQSSQGSSGHHQEEKLIESGFQTENKKQECISNPHMFECSQGTEEEDNKSILWPSEILRVTNQLQSGHVGKYGEMKLEPLSMSTHPQEKYTPISSQSQVPQLSTNAAGVKRKHLRMNSTDCAEHAQTAQGSMALTNPAAVKTSSKDVNRGLYPRPAVPRTSSHHQTAASRPSAIKRLCSPSKIRLSPEQMKNQSRIHQYFPASPPKTELSVKQNIAQAGSSPGMSKSPMSQGVSGNSPIPRKNFNSQFMTMGPVSPQRLSSSTFGKSLPTGGSPPQRSSQSLPPRTPTKLYLNHNHFSNPAAENMRSPTLSPRQAANGARESPKSWSRQPSNSPNQPLLPSSQERTPTKTFLYSKPKQSPSPSKSEKSTVDSDIEDFHNDTSFDGLNFGGILPKPVSIQLSSSTNLKSGKNTLESDINNFNNDTTFDSLNFDADVVAPDLSQGLSSQDDSGLDAFEKDSFFDSVDPEMLSANSESISSLPSSQTEYNPRNTFGLLGEGFSDDETLASGFACLPIEVLQRIFCFVPLMDLCRHLSCICKLWNEIISKEEFLPWKKHYHRVRLKVKIDRSDLVNLLTKQEQASGAESQCMLDLVRNMPNFQARFGTSMDRDLQKHPKYGLAKDIIKDRAPELLQNDTPNPWSIVALLVILSETVHDVFFILRCLLHPTATCTTMELLECLYCIASHLWIYQRLFRHNIGWHYRVYYTLYLFENSQLPIYLTPDGSARDEGKVRPSSVKSQRVPFTHEQCRILNHDVKRGEVVKIQAFAGTGKTTMLVEYAKQRPNMSFLYVAFNKSVQKHAEEVFSRNVTSSTMHSLAYKAIGWRFKDKIIPAFKPFLINKLISSRGNSTNRQQHGGMHWMRYSKMVCKTLNNYCASADNSLTSSHVPEEYMTYEHTAQGIVALTNEISHSIRMNIATSAATVWSGIKKPKNKEAVITHDVYLKLYQLSKPWNLNYDCLLIDEAQDLTPAQQDILMNQRSAKILVGDNHQQIYGFRGATNAMSRVVSQHTFHLTQSFRFGPGIAYIADCVLERSSSKVRHILVGKMEQDHIDGEELGQVAIITRTNVILFREAVNIVKADTTTMIGFAGGIDGYGMDLILDIYQLKLPQSERRVIKSQLVKYHKSIGSLKAYASQTEEVGLLNKIRIVEQYNIQIPELIKLIKSRTRHESLAAFVLSTVHKSKGLEFDTVKITDDFAIKSCRQNALGIIQADELNMVYVALTRAKKSLVLNSSFLEFLSQRPAKEKFMYPVPAKSSGDEKPQTCVECQQTVPNKTVVLLKIKDFQLAYPTSRRRGAGVICPQCSLESFPSFECFHKLDEDQEQS, translated from the exons ATGAAACCCCCATCAACTGAAATGGAATACTCcaactcgtccaacaagggcAACAGAGATGATGGTGCCATGAGTAAGAGAACCCAGTGTTGTCCTGGATCTGCACCTAGTTCTCAAGATACCTCGTCGGTTCTTTCAGACGATGGGATCGACGAGCATAAACTTGAAAGATGCGGTGGTTCTGAAGTTCAGGTTTCTGCCGAACCTTTGCCTGTAAGTTCTTGTCAATCCTCACAAGGTTCCAGTGGGCATCACCAAGAAGAAAAGCTTATTGAGTCTGGGTTTCAGACTGAGAATAAAAAGCAAGAGTGTATTTCAAATCCACACATGTTCGAGTGCTCCCAAGGAACAGAGGAAGAAGACAACAAAAGTATTTTGTGGCCTTCGGAAATATTGCGTGTTACCAATCAGCTTCAGTCGGGACACGTCGGAAAATATGGTGAGATGAAGCTGGAACCCCTATCAATGTCGACCCATCCACAAGAAAAGTACACACCCATTTCTTCCCAATCCCAAGTGCCACAACTGTCAACAAATGCAGCCGGTGTGAAGCGTAAACATCTGCGTATGAATTCAACGGACTGCGCCGAGCATGCACAGACCGCGCAAGGTTCTATGGCATTAACGAATCCAGCAGCTGTAAAGACATCAAGCAAAGATGTCAACAGAGGGCTTTATCCAAGACCTGCTGTACCAAGGACCTCCTCTCATCACCAAACGGCTGCGTCTCGGCCCTCTGCCATCAAACGGCTGTGCAGTCCTAGTAAAATAAGGCTCAGTCCGGAGCAGATGAAAAACCAATCTAGAATTCATCAGTACTTCCCTGCTTCGCCACCCAAGACTGAGCTCtctgtcaaacaaaatattgcccAGGCAGGTTCTTCTCCAGGAATGTCAAAGTCCCCGATGTCCCAAGGAGTGTCAGGAAACTCTCCGATCCCAAGGAAAAATTTTAATTCTCAGTTCATGACGATGGGCCCTGTATCACCCCAAAGATTGTCCAGCTCGACCTTCGGGAAAAGTCTACCGACTGGTGGATCACCACCTCAAAGGAGCAGTCAATCTTTGCCTCCTAGAACACCAACCAAACTGTATCTTAATCACAATCATTTCAGTAACCCTGCTGCTGAAAACATGAGGAGTCCAACGCTTAGTCCAAGACAGGCTGCTAATGGTGCTCGAGAATCTCCTAAGAGCTGGTCAAGACAGCCCTCAAATAGTCCCAACCAACCATTATTGCCCAGTTCTCAAGAAAGAACCCCAACAAAGACGTTCCTGTATTCCAAACCAAAACAAAGCCCGAGTCCATCCAAGTCTGAGAAAAGCACAGTCGATAGCGACATAGAAGATTTTCATAACGACACCTCATTTGATGGTTTAAATTTCGGCGGAATTTTGCCCAAACCAGTTTCTATACAACTCAGCTCTTCAACAAATCTTAAGTCtggaaaaaacactcttgaGAGTGACATCAACAATTTTAATAACGACACCACGTTCGATAGTTTAAATTTTGATGCGGATGTGGTGGCACCCGATCTTAGCCAGGGGCTCAGTTCCCAAGATGATAGCGGCTTAGATGCTTTTGAGAAGGACAGCTTCTTTGACAGCGTTGATCCCGAGATGCTCTCTGCCAACAGCGAGTCTATCTCCTCCTTACCGTCCTCTCAGACGGAGTACAATCCACGGAACACCTTTGGCCTCTTGGGAGAGGGATTTAGTGATGATGAGACGTTGGCTTCGGGGTTTGCTTGTCTTCCCATTGAGGTCTTACAGAGGATCTTTTGCTTTGTGCCGTTGATGGATTTGTGTCGACACCTCAGCTGCATCTGTAAACTCTGGAATGAGATCATTTCAAAGGAAGAG TTCTTACCATGGAAGAAGCATTATCATCGAGTACGCCTGAAGGTTAAGATTGACCGGAGTGACCTAGTGAATCTTCTGACCAAGCAAGAACAAGCGTCGGGAGCAGAATCTCAGTGCATGCTAGATCTTGTCAG GAATATGCCTAATTTCCAGGCTCGCTTTGGCACCTCCATGGACCGAGATCTTCAGAAACATCCAAAATATGGTCTTGCCAAGGACATCATAAAAGACAGAGCCCCAGAGCTTCTACAAAATGAT ACACCCAATCCCTGGTCAATCGTAGCGCTTCTGGTCATCCTCTCTGAGACAGTACATGACGTGTTTTTCATTCTGAGATGTCTCCTGCACCCAACGGCTACGTGCACCACCATGGAACTACTGGAATGTCTGTACTGTATCGCATCTCATCTGTGGATATACCAGAGACTGTTCCGCCATAACATCGG GTGGCATTATCGAGTCTATTACACACTGTACCTGTTTGAGAACAGTCAGTTACCAATTTATCTCACACCAGACGGCTCAGCAAGGGATGAAGGGAAAGTTAGACCAAGTTCTGTGAAGAGTCAAAG ggtCCCTTTTACTCATGAGCAGTGTCGCATCCTAAATCATGACGTCAAGAGAGGGGAGGTCGTCAAGATTCAAGCCTTTGCAG GTACCGGGAAGACAACAATGCTAGTGGAGTACGCCAAACAGCGACCCAACATGTCCTTTCTTTATGTAGCTTTCAACAA GTCTGTTCAGAAACATGCAGAGGAGGTATTTTCAAGAAACGTCACAAGTAGTACGATGCATTCCCTAGCATACAAGGCAATAGGATGGCG GTTCAAAGACAAGATCATACCTGCTTTCAAGCCGTTCTTGATTAACAAACTGATCTCGTCGAGGGGTAACAGCACCAACAGGCAGCAACACGGGGGGATGCACTGGATGCGTTACTCCAAGATGGTGTGTAAGACGCTGAATAATTATTGTGCCAGTGCAGACAATTCGCTTACCAGTAGTCACGTGCCGGAGGAGTACATGACGTATGAACACACGGCCCAGGGGATTGTGGCCTTGACGAATGAAATCAGTCACAGTATCAGAATG AACATTGCAACTTCTGCAGCAACAGTGTGGAGTGGAATCAAGAAACCGAAAAACAAAGAAGCTGTCATCACACATGACG TATACTTGAAGTTATACCAGCTAAGCAAACCATGGAATCTCAACTACGACTGTCTGCTGATTGACGAGGCTCAGGACCTTACGCCAG CCCAGCAGGATATCCTTATGAATCAACGCTCTGCTAAGATCCTTGTTGGCGATAACCATCAACAGATCTATGGCTTCCGTGGTGCCACCAATGCAATGAGTAGAGTGGTCAGTCAACACACGTTCCACCTTACACAG TCATTCCGTTTTGGTCCTGGGATTGCCTACATTGCAGACTGCGTACTGGAAAGGTCTTCATCGAAAGTCAGACATATTCTGGTCGGCAAAATGGAACAAG atCACATCGATGGGGAGGAGCTTGGCCAAGTAGCCATCATTACCCGAACCAATGTCATTCTCTTCAGAGAAGCTGTGAATATTGTCAAAGCAGACACTACCACCATGATAGGGTTCGCTGGG GGCATAGATGGTTATGGTATGGATTTGATTCTTGACATCTACCAGCTAAAGCTGCCTCAGTCAG AGAGAAGAGTTATCAAGAGTCAACTGGTCAAGTATCATAAGTCGATAGGTTCCCTGAAGGCGTATGCCAGTCAGACGGAGGAAGTGGGGCTGCTTAATAAGATCCGTATCGTGGAGCAATATAACATACAGATTCCTGAACTCATTAAGCTCATAAAGAGTAGGACCAGACATGAAAGCTTAGCAG cttTTGTTCTCAGCACAGTGCACAAGAGCAAGGGACTCGAATTTGATACTGTGAAGATCACCGATGATTTTGCTATCAAGTCATGCAGACAAA ATGCGTTGGGCATCATTCAGGCGGATGAGCTCAATATGGTCTACGTCGCCTTGACCCGAGCCAAGAAAAGCCTCGTCCTCAATTCAAGCTTTCTGGAGTTTTTAAGTCAACGGCCTGCGAAG GAGAAATTTATGTATCCTGTCCCAGCTAAGTCATCAGGAGACGAAAAGCCCCAAACCTGCGTTGAATGCCAACAGACGGTCCCCAATAAAACTGTAGTGCTCCTCAAGATTAAGGACTTTCAACTG GCTTACCCGACGAGCAGACGCCGAGGAGCAGGGGTTATCTGCCCTCAATGCAGCCTGGAGAGCTTCCCATCATTCGAATGTTTTCACAAACTGGATGAGGACCAAGAGCAGTCTTAG